The Elusimicrobiota bacterium nucleotide sequence ACCGAGCCCGTAACGTCCGTCGTCCGGAAATAGAACTGCGGCTTATAGCCCTTGAAGAACGGCGTATGCCGCCCGCCTTCATCCTTCGTCAGAATGTAGGCCTCGCCCTTGAATTTCTTGTGAGGCGTGCAGGTCTTGGGAGCGGCTATCACCTGCCCGCGCTCCACCTGGTCTTTTTCAATGCCGCGC carries:
- the tuf gene encoding elongation factor Tu (EF-Tu; promotes GTP-dependent binding of aminoacyl-tRNA to the A-site of ribosomes during protein biosynthesis; when the tRNA anticodon matches the mRNA codon, GTP hydrolysis results; the inactive EF-Tu-GDP leaves the ribosome and release of GDP is promoted by elongation factor Ts; many prokaryotes have two copies of the gene encoding EF-Tu), which produces RGIEKDQVERGQVIAAPKTCTPHKKFKGEAYILTKDEGGRHTPFFKGYKPQFYFRTTDVTGSVQLKDGAEMIMPGDHTEITVELITPIAMEKGLRYAIREGGHTVGAGVVTEIVE